In Zingiber officinale cultivar Zhangliang chromosome 8B, Zo_v1.1, whole genome shotgun sequence, a single genomic region encodes these proteins:
- the LOC122015142 gene encoding probable disease resistance protein At4g27220 isoform X2 produces MPSHRYCSGFIILLSPLVASGSILLAIIDIAEAIRDDTQQKVEAAKRNNKVISDEVNLWLNKVLELEGKFNNIEKNFNRIVEDEKYYIPSLVSRYKVGREATRKKDKALKLLDRSNFQAFSHPLDPSTVNHPSNADFVSFGATKEAMQKVIDALNDDKVNLIGIYGMGGVGKTTLMEEIGRMVKEAKTFDVVIDVVVSQNPNIAQIQRDIADALDMRDSSNKMLVTRLKQEKKVLIMLDDVWARLELVKAVGIPYREHKGCKVILTSRKAETCNVMETDVSVEVATLSEEDSWYLFRMRAGQVAASDGIEPVARKVAQECCGLPLAIVVVGRALRSYKDSSAWEDALSQLKQAVPLNMEEVEEKLYKPLELSYQNLKTAELKQLFLYCCLFREDYDISEDEVTRYAVGENLLSNLSTLEDVRGRVHFLLQKLKLSGLLLDSKKAGCVKLHDVVRDVAVYIGSKDNNHFLVKAGHGLADWPECGNLADCKRISLSNNFLQEIPEKPNCCKLILLLLNMNPITRVPINFFENMATLNVLDFSNTGITSLPSSLTCLNGLGTLRLDRCKELKDINVVGELKTLIILTLQECRGITALPETIDGLVKLKLLDLSNCTSLQILRNLIPKLTQLEELYLRGYNVTEELLVEVASLKRLVRVELYVKCARDFSEQVFPNNAYKVLRHFIIYNEPDWFSLASKYQRNFFIKQASQSMISWGKPFLRSAEELRLDSCQWNFTDLMSCFATLKSLLIVNCHQIQCLLWSTDDTPSNAFGELMKLTLSDMEKLEQVCHGQLPAHSLGKLRTLELRWCRNIVDILPQDLLQRVHPSLVELLLEGCPRPHVLLNFEGLGHDSVIFPKLQMIRVSQMSDVISFCNGVVPPGSLHNLTTFEVVNCKKLLNLFSQTLDTTHSRLLPSETFKKLKQLQIMGCPCLKHVFLPSIANELQSLERLEIKNNSSIETIIANEEGCDLKKGAFPILKRLLFIKLPRLICFFEGEPAKTLDWPSLEYIHFGDCSNLARLPIGHESAQKLKKVHVARLDDVNWFESLKWEVDTIKSRFDIIQSINEVK; encoded by the exons ATGCCCTCCCATCGCTACTGTTCTGGTTTCATCATTTTGTTATCTCCTTTGGTTGCTTCTGGTTCCATCTTGCTCGCGATCATTGACATTGCGGAG GCCATCAGGGATGATACACAACAAAAAGTGGAGGCAGCTAAAAGAAACAATAAAGTTATCAGTGATGAAGTCAACTTGTGGCTAAACAAGGTTCTTGAACTGGAGGGGAAGTTTAATAATATCGAGAAAAACTTCAACAGAATAGTAGAGGATGAGAAATACTACATCCCTAGTTTGGTATCTCGTTATAAGGTCGGACGGGAGGCTACCAGGAAAAAGGACAAAGCATTGAAACTACTAGATCGAAGCAACTTCCAAGCTTTTTCTCATCCTCTTGATCCATCAACTGTTAATCACCCATCTAACGCAGATTTTGTGAGCTTTGGTGCCACCAAAGAGGCAATGCAAAAGGTTATAGATGCACTAAATGATGATAAAGTGAATCTGATTGGAATATATGGCATGGGTGGTGTAGGTAAGACTACATTGATGGAAGAAATAGGCAGAATGGTGAAGGAAGcaaaaacatttgatgtggtaaTAGATGTGGTTGTGTCACAGAATCCAAACATAGCTCAGATCCAACGCGACATTGCTGATGCACTCGACATGCGTGACTCCTCAAATAAGATGTTGGTCACTAGGTTGAAGCAGGAGAAGAAAGTTTTGATAATGTTGGATGATGTTTGGGCACGGCTGGAGTTGGTTAAGGCAGTTGGGATTCCATACCGAGAACACAAGGGTTGTAAAGTCATACTTACCTCCCGCAAAGCTGAAACATGCAATGTAATGGAAACTGATGTCTCAGTGGAAGTTGCCACCTTGTCTGAAGAAGATTCATGGTATCTTTTCAGAATGAGGGCAGGACAAGTTGCTGCATCTGATGGCATAGAACCGGTTGCGAGAAAGGTAGCACAAGAATGTTGTGGTTTGCCGTTGGCAATTGTTGTAGTGGGAAGGGCATTACGATCTTACAAGGACTCAAGTGCTTGGGAAGATGCCCTGTCCCAACTCAAGCAAGCCGTTCCTTTAAACATGGAAGAGGTAGAGGAAAAATTGTACAAGCCGCTAGAACTAAGTTATCAAAACCTGAAGACTGCTGAACTAAAACAGTTGTTTCTCTACTGTTGTTTGTTCCGCGAAGACTATGACATCAGTGAAGATGAAGTAACTCGATATGCAGTGGGAGAGAATTTATTGAGTAATCTCTCCACTTTAGAGGATGTACGTGGCAGAGTACATTTTTTGCTCCAAAAACTTAAACTTTCAGGTTTACTGCTTGATAGTAAGAAAGCAGGTTGTGTGAAGCTTCATGATGTGGTGCGAGATGTAGCTGTATATATTGGCTCCAAGGACAACAACCATTTTCTTGTTAAAGCTGGACATGGCCTTGCTGATTGGCCGGAGTGCGGGAACTTAGCAGATTGCAAGAGAATTTCACTCTCAAACAATTTCTTGCAAGAAATTCCTGAAAAACCAAATTGCTGCAAACTAATTCTGTTGTTGCTGAATATGAACCCAATTACTAGGGTGCCaatcaatttctttgaaaatatGGCCACACTAAATGTCCTCGATTTTAGTAATACGGGCATTACTTCTTTACCTTCCTCATTGACATGCTTAAATGGTCTAGGAACTCTCCGTTTAGACAGATGTAAAGAGCTGAAGGATATAAATGTTGTCGGGGAGCTAAAGACACTCATAATACTTACCTTGCAGGAATGCAGAGGTATTACTGCATTACCGGAAACCATAGATGGTCTGGTTAAACTAAAGCTTTTGGACTTGTCCAATTGCACATCGCTGCAGATACTCAGAAATTTGATACCAAAGTTAACTCAACTTGAAGAACTTTACTTGAGAGGCTACAATGTGACCGAAGAACTATTAGTTGAGGTTGCATCTTTGAAAAGGTTGGTCAGGGTTGAGTTGTATGTCAAGTGTGCTCGAGATTTTTCTGAACAAGTTTTTCCTAACAATGCTTACAAAGTCTTGCGCCACTTCATTATTTATAATGAGCCAGATTGGTTTTCACTTGCTTCTAAATACCAGAGAAACTTTTTTATAAAGCAAGCAAGCCAGTCGATGATCAGTTGGGGTAAGCCTTTTCTCAGGAGTGCCGAAGAATTGAGGCTCGATAGTTGCCAATGGAATTTCACAGATCTCATGTCTTGCTTTGCCACTCTGAAGTCTTTGCTCATTGTGAACTGCCATCAAATCCAATGTCTTCTATGGTCAACTGATGATACTCCGTCGAATGCATTTGGCGAGCTCATGAAGCTAACCCTTTCGGACATGGAGAAGCTGGAACAGGTTTGTCATGGCCAGCTTCCTGCTCATTCACTTGGAAAATTAAGAACACTTGAATTAAGATGGTGCAGAAACATTGTTGACATTTTGCCGCAAGACTTGCTTCAGAGAGTGCATCCAAGTCTAGTAGAGCTTCTTCTTGAAGGATGTCCCAGGCCACATGTACTGCTAAATTTCGAAGGGCTTGGGCATGATTCCGTTATCTTTCCGAAACTGCAAATGATACGAGTATCTCAGATGTCGGATGTAATCAGTTTCTGCAATGGAGTTGTTCCTCCTGGAAGCTTGCATAACCTCACTACTTTTGAAGTTGTTAATTGTAAAAAGCTATTGAATCTGTTCTCGCAGACATTGGACACAACTCATTCACGATTGCTACCATCTGAAACTTTTAAGAAATTGAAGCAACTACAGATAATGGGTTGCCCATGCCTCAAACATGTTTTCTTGCCAAGCATTGCAAATGAGCTTCAAAGCCTAGAAAGATTGGAGATAAAAAATAACAGCTCCATCGAGACTATCATCGCCAACGAAGAAGGCTGTGATTTGAAGAAGGGGGCTTTCCCCATCCTCAAGCGACTATTGTTCATCAAATTGCCCAGACTAATATGTTTCTTTGAAGGAGAACCGGCAAAAACCTTGGATTGGCCATCATTGGAGTACATCCATTTCGGTGATTGTTCGAACCTAGCAAGACTCCCCATTGGACATGAGAGCGCACAGAAGCTGAAGAAGGTGCATGTTGCAAGACTTGATGATGTCAACTGGTTCGAATCATTGAAATGGGAAGTCGATACGATCAAGTCACGCTTTGACATCAT TCAATCCATCAATGAAGTCAAGTAG
- the LOC122015142 gene encoding probable disease resistance protein At4g27220 isoform X1: MPSHRYCSGFIILLSPLVASGSILLAIIDIAEIMVPPCFNTCCGGIGSGTGNEIVKYSWNKLKTHACYFIYCKKKFEKLKEQFDLLKAIRDDTQQKVEAAKRNNKVISDEVNLWLNKVLELEGKFNNIEKNFNRIVEDEKYYIPSLVSRYKVGREATRKKDKALKLLDRSNFQAFSHPLDPSTVNHPSNADFVSFGATKEAMQKVIDALNDDKVNLIGIYGMGGVGKTTLMEEIGRMVKEAKTFDVVIDVVVSQNPNIAQIQRDIADALDMRDSSNKMLVTRLKQEKKVLIMLDDVWARLELVKAVGIPYREHKGCKVILTSRKAETCNVMETDVSVEVATLSEEDSWYLFRMRAGQVAASDGIEPVARKVAQECCGLPLAIVVVGRALRSYKDSSAWEDALSQLKQAVPLNMEEVEEKLYKPLELSYQNLKTAELKQLFLYCCLFREDYDISEDEVTRYAVGENLLSNLSTLEDVRGRVHFLLQKLKLSGLLLDSKKAGCVKLHDVVRDVAVYIGSKDNNHFLVKAGHGLADWPECGNLADCKRISLSNNFLQEIPEKPNCCKLILLLLNMNPITRVPINFFENMATLNVLDFSNTGITSLPSSLTCLNGLGTLRLDRCKELKDINVVGELKTLIILTLQECRGITALPETIDGLVKLKLLDLSNCTSLQILRNLIPKLTQLEELYLRGYNVTEELLVEVASLKRLVRVELYVKCARDFSEQVFPNNAYKVLRHFIIYNEPDWFSLASKYQRNFFIKQASQSMISWGKPFLRSAEELRLDSCQWNFTDLMSCFATLKSLLIVNCHQIQCLLWSTDDTPSNAFGELMKLTLSDMEKLEQVCHGQLPAHSLGKLRTLELRWCRNIVDILPQDLLQRVHPSLVELLLEGCPRPHVLLNFEGLGHDSVIFPKLQMIRVSQMSDVISFCNGVVPPGSLHNLTTFEVVNCKKLLNLFSQTLDTTHSRLLPSETFKKLKQLQIMGCPCLKHVFLPSIANELQSLERLEIKNNSSIETIIANEEGCDLKKGAFPILKRLLFIKLPRLICFFEGEPAKTLDWPSLEYIHFGDCSNLARLPIGHESAQKLKKVHVARLDDVNWFESLKWEVDTIKSRFDIIQSINEVK, from the exons ATGCCCTCCCATCGCTACTGTTCTGGTTTCATCATTTTGTTATCTCCTTTGGTTGCTTCTGGTTCCATCTTGCTCGCGATCATTGACATTGCGGAG ATCATGGTTCCTCCTTGCTTTAATACCTGTTGTGGAGGAATAGGATCAGGGACGGGGAATGAGATTGTGAAGTACTCTTGGAATAAATTAAAAACACACGCATGTTATTTTATATATTGCAAAAAGaaatttgaaaaactcaaagaaCAGTTTGATCTTTTAAAGGCCATCAGGGATGATACACAACAAAAAGTGGAGGCAGCTAAAAGAAACAATAAAGTTATCAGTGATGAAGTCAACTTGTGGCTAAACAAGGTTCTTGAACTGGAGGGGAAGTTTAATAATATCGAGAAAAACTTCAACAGAATAGTAGAGGATGAGAAATACTACATCCCTAGTTTGGTATCTCGTTATAAGGTCGGACGGGAGGCTACCAGGAAAAAGGACAAAGCATTGAAACTACTAGATCGAAGCAACTTCCAAGCTTTTTCTCATCCTCTTGATCCATCAACTGTTAATCACCCATCTAACGCAGATTTTGTGAGCTTTGGTGCCACCAAAGAGGCAATGCAAAAGGTTATAGATGCACTAAATGATGATAAAGTGAATCTGATTGGAATATATGGCATGGGTGGTGTAGGTAAGACTACATTGATGGAAGAAATAGGCAGAATGGTGAAGGAAGcaaaaacatttgatgtggtaaTAGATGTGGTTGTGTCACAGAATCCAAACATAGCTCAGATCCAACGCGACATTGCTGATGCACTCGACATGCGTGACTCCTCAAATAAGATGTTGGTCACTAGGTTGAAGCAGGAGAAGAAAGTTTTGATAATGTTGGATGATGTTTGGGCACGGCTGGAGTTGGTTAAGGCAGTTGGGATTCCATACCGAGAACACAAGGGTTGTAAAGTCATACTTACCTCCCGCAAAGCTGAAACATGCAATGTAATGGAAACTGATGTCTCAGTGGAAGTTGCCACCTTGTCTGAAGAAGATTCATGGTATCTTTTCAGAATGAGGGCAGGACAAGTTGCTGCATCTGATGGCATAGAACCGGTTGCGAGAAAGGTAGCACAAGAATGTTGTGGTTTGCCGTTGGCAATTGTTGTAGTGGGAAGGGCATTACGATCTTACAAGGACTCAAGTGCTTGGGAAGATGCCCTGTCCCAACTCAAGCAAGCCGTTCCTTTAAACATGGAAGAGGTAGAGGAAAAATTGTACAAGCCGCTAGAACTAAGTTATCAAAACCTGAAGACTGCTGAACTAAAACAGTTGTTTCTCTACTGTTGTTTGTTCCGCGAAGACTATGACATCAGTGAAGATGAAGTAACTCGATATGCAGTGGGAGAGAATTTATTGAGTAATCTCTCCACTTTAGAGGATGTACGTGGCAGAGTACATTTTTTGCTCCAAAAACTTAAACTTTCAGGTTTACTGCTTGATAGTAAGAAAGCAGGTTGTGTGAAGCTTCATGATGTGGTGCGAGATGTAGCTGTATATATTGGCTCCAAGGACAACAACCATTTTCTTGTTAAAGCTGGACATGGCCTTGCTGATTGGCCGGAGTGCGGGAACTTAGCAGATTGCAAGAGAATTTCACTCTCAAACAATTTCTTGCAAGAAATTCCTGAAAAACCAAATTGCTGCAAACTAATTCTGTTGTTGCTGAATATGAACCCAATTACTAGGGTGCCaatcaatttctttgaaaatatGGCCACACTAAATGTCCTCGATTTTAGTAATACGGGCATTACTTCTTTACCTTCCTCATTGACATGCTTAAATGGTCTAGGAACTCTCCGTTTAGACAGATGTAAAGAGCTGAAGGATATAAATGTTGTCGGGGAGCTAAAGACACTCATAATACTTACCTTGCAGGAATGCAGAGGTATTACTGCATTACCGGAAACCATAGATGGTCTGGTTAAACTAAAGCTTTTGGACTTGTCCAATTGCACATCGCTGCAGATACTCAGAAATTTGATACCAAAGTTAACTCAACTTGAAGAACTTTACTTGAGAGGCTACAATGTGACCGAAGAACTATTAGTTGAGGTTGCATCTTTGAAAAGGTTGGTCAGGGTTGAGTTGTATGTCAAGTGTGCTCGAGATTTTTCTGAACAAGTTTTTCCTAACAATGCTTACAAAGTCTTGCGCCACTTCATTATTTATAATGAGCCAGATTGGTTTTCACTTGCTTCTAAATACCAGAGAAACTTTTTTATAAAGCAAGCAAGCCAGTCGATGATCAGTTGGGGTAAGCCTTTTCTCAGGAGTGCCGAAGAATTGAGGCTCGATAGTTGCCAATGGAATTTCACAGATCTCATGTCTTGCTTTGCCACTCTGAAGTCTTTGCTCATTGTGAACTGCCATCAAATCCAATGTCTTCTATGGTCAACTGATGATACTCCGTCGAATGCATTTGGCGAGCTCATGAAGCTAACCCTTTCGGACATGGAGAAGCTGGAACAGGTTTGTCATGGCCAGCTTCCTGCTCATTCACTTGGAAAATTAAGAACACTTGAATTAAGATGGTGCAGAAACATTGTTGACATTTTGCCGCAAGACTTGCTTCAGAGAGTGCATCCAAGTCTAGTAGAGCTTCTTCTTGAAGGATGTCCCAGGCCACATGTACTGCTAAATTTCGAAGGGCTTGGGCATGATTCCGTTATCTTTCCGAAACTGCAAATGATACGAGTATCTCAGATGTCGGATGTAATCAGTTTCTGCAATGGAGTTGTTCCTCCTGGAAGCTTGCATAACCTCACTACTTTTGAAGTTGTTAATTGTAAAAAGCTATTGAATCTGTTCTCGCAGACATTGGACACAACTCATTCACGATTGCTACCATCTGAAACTTTTAAGAAATTGAAGCAACTACAGATAATGGGTTGCCCATGCCTCAAACATGTTTTCTTGCCAAGCATTGCAAATGAGCTTCAAAGCCTAGAAAGATTGGAGATAAAAAATAACAGCTCCATCGAGACTATCATCGCCAACGAAGAAGGCTGTGATTTGAAGAAGGGGGCTTTCCCCATCCTCAAGCGACTATTGTTCATCAAATTGCCCAGACTAATATGTTTCTTTGAAGGAGAACCGGCAAAAACCTTGGATTGGCCATCATTGGAGTACATCCATTTCGGTGATTGTTCGAACCTAGCAAGACTCCCCATTGGACATGAGAGCGCACAGAAGCTGAAGAAGGTGCATGTTGCAAGACTTGATGATGTCAACTGGTTCGAATCATTGAAATGGGAAGTCGATACGATCAAGTCACGCTTTGACATCAT TCAATCCATCAATGAAGTCAAGTAG